A genomic region of Phragmites australis chromosome 2, lpPhrAust1.1, whole genome shotgun sequence contains the following coding sequences:
- the LOC133910012 gene encoding uncharacterized protein LOC133910012, whose protein sequence is MALLTSLPRPRKQRCPSHTMLSLSPSLLSFLLLLPFLSLLLLHRSSFPGSSCSPALAHLAGTVSRSSRPGSGGFTGDLRDIEFSWNHLPFSASRPPLAKLKIAVFSRKWPVASAPGGMERHAHTLHTALAARGHRVHVFTSPPPHTEAAPSPSAIGPQLHFLDGEPGQWRCDEAWKLYEAEGENDPFDVIHSESVAVFHRWARGMDNLVVSWHGISLEALHSGIYQDLARGEEEPMSPALNQTLGQSVYRVLSEVRFFRSYAHQVAISDSTGEMLRDVYQIPSRRVHVILNGVDEAQFEPDPALGRAFREEVGVPKGADLVLGVSGRLVKDKGHPLLYEAFSKLVLRHPNVYLLIAGKGPWENRYLDLGRNAKVLGAVPPGRLKAFYNALDVFVDPTLRPQGLDLTLMEAMQCGKPVVATRFPSIKGSIVVDDEFGYMFAPNVESLLERLEAVVAEGARRAVQRGRACREYAKSMFAATKMALAYERLFLCVKNETFCGYPAELD, encoded by the coding sequence ATGGCCCTGCTCACCTCCCTGCCGAGGCCCAGGAAGCAGAGGTGCCCCTCCCACACAATGCTCTCCCTGTCTCCGTCCCTGCTCTccttcctcctgctcctccccttcctctccctcctcctcctccaccgctccTCCTTCCCGGGCTCCTCCTGCTCCCCGGCCCTAGCGCACCTGGCGGGAACCGTCTCCCGCTCGTCGCGCCCGGGCTCGGGAGGATTCACGGGCGACCTGCGCGACATCGAGTTCTCGTGGAACCACCTGCCGTTCTCCGCGTCGAGGCCGCCCCTGGCCAAGCTCAAGATCGCCGTGTTCTCCCGGAAGTGGCCCGTGGCCTCGGCGCCCGGCGGCATGGAGCGGCACGCGCACACGCTGCACACGGCGCTCGCCGCGCGGGGCCACCGCGTCCACGTGTtcacctccccgccgccgcacaCCGAGGCCGCGCCCTCGCCCTCCGCCATCGGGCCGCAGCTCCACTTCCTCGACGGCGAGCCGGGACAGTGGCGCTGCGACGAGGCGTGGAAGCTGTACGAGGCCGAGGGCGAGAACGACCCCTTCGACGTCATCCACTCCGAGAGCGTCGCCGTGTTCCACCGCTGGGCGCGCGGGATGGACAACCTGGTCGTGTCCTGGCACGGCATCTCGCTGGAGGCTCTGCACTCGGGCATATACCAGGACCTCGcccgcggcgaggaggagcccATGTCGCCGGCGTTGAACCAGACCCTGGGCCAGTCGGTGTACCGCGTGCTGTCCGAGGTGCGCTTCTTCCGCAGCTACGCGCACCAGGTGGCCATCAGTGACTCCACGGGGGAGATGCTGCGCGACGTGTACCAGATCCCCTCCCGCCGCGTGCACGTCATCCTCAACGGCGTGGACGAGGCGCAGTTCGAGCCGGACCCCGCACTCGGCCGCGCGTTCCGGGAGGAAGTCGGTGTCCCGAAAGGCGCCGACCTCGTGCTCGGCGTGTCGGGCCGACTGGTCAAGGACAAGGGCCACCCGCTGCTGTACGAGGCCTTCTCCAAGCTGGTGCTGCGCCACCCGAACGTGTACCTCCTCATCGCCGGCAAGGGCCCCTGGGAGAACCGGTACCTGGACCTGGGCCGCAACGCCAAGGTGCTGGGCGCCGTGCCTCCCGGGAGGCTCAAGGCGTTCTACAACGCGCTGGACGTGTTCGTGGACCCGACGCTGCGGCCGCAGGGGCTGGACCTGACGCTGATGGAGGCGATGCAGTGCGGGAAGCCGGTGGTGGCGACGCGGTTCCCGAGCATCAAGGGCAGCATCGTGGTGGACGACGAGTTCGGCTACATGTTCGCGCCCAACGTGGAGTCGCTGCTGGAGAGGCTGGAGGCCGTGGTGGCGGAGGGCGCGCGCCGCGCAGTGCAGCGGGGGCGCGCGTGCCGGGAGTACGCCAAGTCCATGTTCGCGGCCACCAAGATGGCGCTGGCGTACGAGAGGCTCTTCCTGTGCGTCAAGAACGAGACCTTCTGCGGCTACCCCGCCGAGTTAGATTAG
- the LOC133908388 gene encoding uncharacterized protein LOC133908388 isoform X1, which yields MLRLRAFRPTSDKVVKIQLHPTHPWLVTAEANDRVSVWDWEHRQVIYELKAGGVDERRLVGAKLEKLAEGDDSKGKPTEAIRGGSVKQVSFYDDDVRFWQHWRNCSAAAEAPTAVNQQSSTFSAPAPSTRGRHFVVICCENKVIFLDLVTMRGRDVPKQELDNRSLLCMEFLARSSSTDAPLVAFGSSDGVIRVLSMLTWKLVRRYTGGHKGAIACLMTFMSAAGEVHLVSGGNDGLLILWSADHIHDSRELVPKISLKAHDGGVVAVELSRVMGSAPQLITIGADKTLAIWDTVTFKEIRRIKPVPKLACHSVASWCHPRAPNLDILTCVKDSHIWAIEHPTYSALTRPLCELSSLVPPQVLAQHKKLRVYCMVAHPLQPHLVATGTNIGIILSEFDPRALPAVAPLPSPTGSKEHSAVYIVERELKLVNFQLSNTANPSLGNAGVASDTGRSRNESTEQLIVKQTKKHISTPAPHDSYSILSVSSSGKYVAIVWPDIPSFAVYKASDWSVVDSGTGKLFAWDTCRDRYALVESALPPRMPLVVKGGSSKKAKEAAAAAAQAAAAAASAASAATVQVRILLDDGTAHVLQRSIDGRSEPVIGLHGGALLGVTYRTSRRISPVTATAISTVQSMPLSGFGGSVSSFASDDPFSSKEGPPQNFQLYSWETYQPVSGLLAQPEWTVWDQTVEYCAFGYQQYIVISSLRPQFRYLGDVSIPFATGAVWHRRQLFVATPTTIECVFVDAGVAAIDIETKRRKEEMKAREAQSRAVVEHGDLALITVEAPQVTASEKVALRPPMLQVVRLASFQHAPSIPPFIVPKQSKIDGEDSVFQKELDDRRYAEVAVAGGGVSVAVTRFPPEQKRPIGPLVVVGVRDGVLWLVDRYMCAHALSLSHPGIRCRCLAAYGDPVSAVKWATRLGREHHDDLAQFMLGMGYATEALHLPGISKRLEFDLAMQSNDLKRALACLLTMSNSRDVGQETAATDVTQILNLAVAKQAKQESLADAVQGIVKFVKEFFDLIDAADATGQSDIAREVLKRLAAAASVKGALHGQMLRGLALRLANHGELTRLSGLVNNLIAAGHGREAAFAAAVLGDNALMEKAWQDTGMLAEAVLHSQAHGRPSLRNLVITWNKMLQKELDRTPTVKTDAAAAFLASLEDPKLTSLGETEKKPPIEILPPGMPPLSAPPIIIKKAGAKPGVPNATQAPNGAISAPMAQGATVPQGTPMVQGTPMAQGTPGVQGVPMDQGAPAASQGTGEAKPSEATASDAAPANAEVRAAPSTEEAKVAPGNEEATAAPGNDTTAAPGNDTTAAPVTDAANSPDPAAATPAPAADSSGTDAPVVTPGEATASAPSTEAPESTEKPSSTEASPPPGVPAV from the exons ATGCTCCGCCTGCGGGCGTTCCGGCCGACGAGCGACAAGGTCGTGAAGATCCAGCTCCACCCCACCCACCCCTGGCTCGTCACCGCCGAGGCCAACGACCGCGTCTCCGTCTGGGACTGGGAGCACCGCCAG GTTATCTATGAACTGAAGGCAGGTGGTGTCGACGAGCGGCGATTAGTCGGCGCGAAGCTCGAGAAGCTCGCCGAGGGCGACG ATTCAAAAGGGAAGCCCACTGAGGCCATCCGAGGGGGAAG TGTAAAGCAGGTTAGCTTTTATGACGACGATGTCCGCTTTTGGCAACATTGGCGCAattgctctgctgctgctgaggctCCAACTGCAGTCAATCAACAATCTTCCACTTTTAGTGCACCTGCACCATCTACAAGAGGAAGGCACTTTGTTGTCATTTGCTGTGAGAACAAAGTGATATTTCTGGATTTGGTGACCATGCGGGGCCGTGACGTTCCTAAACAGGAGCTTGACAACAGATCACTTCTATG TATGGAATTCCTTGCTAGGTCATCTTCTACTGATGCCCCTCTCGTTGCCTTTGGGTCATCTGATGGTGTGATAAGAGTTCTTTCAATGTTGACATGGAAG CTTGTGCGAAGGTATACTGGTGGACATAAAGGAGCAATAGCTtgcttaatgacattcatgtcaGCAGCTGGCGAG GTACATTTAGTTTCTGGTGGCAATGATGGCCTGCTGATATTATGGAGTGCTGATCATATCCATGACTCTCGTGAGCTTGTTCCTAAGATTAGTTTGAAG GCCCATGATGGAGGTGTAGTTGCAGTTGAACTTTCAAGGGTGATGGGCAGTGCTCCACAGCTCATTACGATAGGGGCTGATAAAACTTTAGCCATATGGGATACTGTTACTTTCAAG GAAATAAGACGCATTAAACCAGTACCTAAACTTGCTTGTCATAGTGTTGCATCATGGTGTCATCCTCGTGCACCAAACCTTGATATTCTAACTTGTGTCAAGGACTCTCATATTTG GGCCATAGAGCATCCAACTTATTCTGCTTTAACAAGACCGCTCTGTGAATTGTCATCATTAGTTCCTCCGCAAGTCCTTGCACAGCATAAGAAACTGAGG GTTTATTGCATGGTGGCGCACCCCTTACAACCACATCTTGTTGCTACTGGAACTAATATTGGTATTATATTAAGTGAGTTTGATCCAAGAGCACTTCCAGCTGTTGCTCCTTTACCATCACCAACAGGGAGCAAGGAACATTCTGCTGTTTACATAGTTGAAAGAGAACTTAAGTTAGTGAATTTCCAATTGTCAAACACAGCAAATCCATCCCTTGGAAATGCTGGTGTTGCATCTGATACAGGAAGATCGAGGAATGAATCAACAGAACAGCTGATAGTAAAGCAGACCAAGAAGCATATCAGCACTCCTGCTCCCCATGATtcctattcgatcctttcagttAGCAGCTCTGGAAA GTATGTTGCAATTGTATGGCCAGATATCCCTTCTTTTGCTGTATACAAAGCAAGTGATTGGTCAGTTGTTGATTCAGGCACAGGAAAGCTTTTTGCCTGGGACACCTGTCGTGACAGATATGCTTTGGTAGAGAGTGCATTGCCTCCAAGAATGCCACTTGTTGTGAAAGGTGGTTCTTCTAAAAAAGCAAAAgaagcagctgctgctgcagctcaagcagcagctgcagcagctaGTGCTGCTTCTGCAGCCACAGTACAAGTGCGCATCTTATTAGATGATGGAACAGCACATGTTTTGCAGAGATCAATTGATGGCCGTAGTGAACCG GTTATTGGGTTGCATGGTGGTGCCTTGCTTGGTGTCACATACCGGACATCTCGTAGAATCAGTCCTGTGACGGCAACAGCCATATCAACTGTTCAATCAATGCCTCTATCAGGTTTTGGAGGAAGTGTGTCGTCTTTTGCTTCTGATGATCCATTTTCCTCTAAAGAAGGGCCTCCACAAAATTTCCAGCTATACAG TTGGGAAACCTATCAGCCTGTAAGCGGCCTACTTGCACAACCTGAGTGGACTGTGTGGGACCAAACTGTTGAGTACTGTGCATTTGGTTATCAGCAGTATATTGTAATTTCTTCGTTGCGGCCCCAATTTAGATATCTTGGAGATGTTTCAATTCCCTTTGCAACTGGTGCTGTTTGGCACCGTAGACAGTTATTTGTGGCTACACCAACAACTATCGA GTGTGTCTTTGTCGATGCTGGGGTCGCAGCAATTGACATTGaaacaaaaaggagaaaagaagaaatgaaAGCAAGAGAAGCTCAGAGTCGGGCAGTTGTAGAGCATGGAGATTTGGCTCTTATCACAGTTGAAGCTCCCCAGGTTACAGCGAGTGAAAAAGTAGCATTAAGACCTCCAATGTTGCAG GTTGTTCGTTTAGCTTCCTTTCAGCATGCTCCATCTATACCACCATTTATAGTGCCAAAGCAATCCAAAATAGATGGAGAGGATTCAGTATTTCAGAAAGAATTGGATGACAGAAGATATGCTGAAGTTGCTGTTGCCGGAGGAGGGGTGTCTGTTGCTGTAACTCGTTTCCCTCCTGAGCAGAAGAGACCTATTGGACCTCTTGTCGTGGTTGGTGTCAGAGATGGAGTTCTCTGGCTTGTTGATAG GTATATGTGTGCACATGCCTTGTCACTCAGCCATCCTGGTATAAGATGTCGTTGCCTTGCAGCATATGGGGATCCTGTTAGTGCTGTGAAATG GGCAACTAGACTTGGCCGAGAGCACCATGATGACCTCGCTCAGTTTATGCTGGGAATGGGCTATGCCACTGAAGCTCTTCATTTACCTGGAATTTCTAAGAG GTTGGAGTTCGACCTTGCAATGCAGAGCAATGACCTGAAAAGAGCACTTGCATGTTTATTGACAATGAGCAATAGCCGAGATGTGGGACAAGAAACTGCCGCTACTGATGTTACACAGATTCTTAATTTAGCAGTAGCTAAGCAAGCTAAGCAAGAAAGTCTCGCAGATGCGGTGCAGGGAATAGTGAAATTTGTCAAGGAGTTTTTTGACCTTATTGATGCAGCAGATGCCACTGGGCAGTCTGACATTGCTCGTGAAGTTTTAAAGAGATTAGCGGCTGCAGCTTCTGTAAAAGGAGCTCTGCATGGACAGATGCTGCGAGGCCTGGCACTCCGGCTTGCAAACCATGGGGAGCTTACTAGACTATCG GGTTTGGTAAACAATTTAATTGCAGCTGGTCATGGGCGCGAAGCAGCATTTGCAGCTGCAGTTCTGGGGGATAATGCCCTAATGGAGAAAGCATGGCAGGACACGGGGATGTTGGCTGAGGCTGTTTTACATTCTCAA GCACATGGTCGTCCATCATTAAGGAACTTAGTTATAACATGGAACAAGATGCTACAAAAGGAGCTGGATCGCACACCAACTGTGAAAACTGACGCTGCGGCAGCGTTCTTGGCATCTCTTGAGGATCCAAAGCTCACCAGCTTGGGAGAAACTGAGAAAAAGCCTCCCATTGAAATACTTCCTCCTGGGATGCCTCCTCTATCTGCACCTCCCATCATAATTAAAAAGGCTGGTGCAAAACCTGGGGTTCCTAATGCAACACAGGCCCCAAATGGAGCTATAAGTGCTCCGATGGCTCAAGGTGCCACGGTGCCTCAAGGCACCCCAATGGTTCAGGGCACTCCCATGGCTCAAGGTACTCCTGGGGTGCAAGGAGTCCCCATGGATCAAGGTGCTCCTGCTGCATCACAGGGCACCGGTGAGGCAAAGCCATCAGAAGCTACAGCGTCCGATGCAGCTCCTGCCAATGCAGAAGTTAGAGCAGCTCCCTCCACTGAGGAAGCTAAAGTAGCTCCTGGCAATGAGGAAGCTACAGCAGCGCCAGGCAACGATACTACAGCAGCGCCAGGCAACGATACTACAGCAGCGCCAGTTACAGATGCAGCAAACAGCCCTGAtcctgctgctgctactccAGCTCCTGCAGCTGATTCCAGTGGCACCGATGCACCTGTTGTTACTCCAGGTGAAGCTACAGCTTCTGCCCCCTCAACGGAGGCACCTGAGTCAACGGAGAAGCCATCTTCAACGGAGGCATCGCCGCCACCCGGTGTTCCTGCTgtataa
- the LOC133908388 gene encoding uncharacterized protein LOC133908388 isoform X2 yields the protein MRGRDVPKQELDNRSLLCMEFLARSSSTDAPLVAFGSSDGVIRVLSMLTWKLVRRYTGGHKGAIACLMTFMSAAGEVHLVSGGNDGLLILWSADHIHDSRELVPKISLKAHDGGVVAVELSRVMGSAPQLITIGADKTLAIWDTVTFKEIRRIKPVPKLACHSVASWCHPRAPNLDILTCVKDSHIWAIEHPTYSALTRPLCELSSLVPPQVLAQHKKLRVYCMVAHPLQPHLVATGTNIGIILSEFDPRALPAVAPLPSPTGSKEHSAVYIVERELKLVNFQLSNTANPSLGNAGVASDTGRSRNESTEQLIVKQTKKHISTPAPHDSYSILSVSSSGKYVAIVWPDIPSFAVYKASDWSVVDSGTGKLFAWDTCRDRYALVESALPPRMPLVVKGGSSKKAKEAAAAAAQAAAAAASAASAATVQVRILLDDGTAHVLQRSIDGRSEPVIGLHGGALLGVTYRTSRRISPVTATAISTVQSMPLSGFGGSVSSFASDDPFSSKEGPPQNFQLYSWETYQPVSGLLAQPEWTVWDQTVEYCAFGYQQYIVISSLRPQFRYLGDVSIPFATGAVWHRRQLFVATPTTIECVFVDAGVAAIDIETKRRKEEMKAREAQSRAVVEHGDLALITVEAPQVTASEKVALRPPMLQVVRLASFQHAPSIPPFIVPKQSKIDGEDSVFQKELDDRRYAEVAVAGGGVSVAVTRFPPEQKRPIGPLVVVGVRDGVLWLVDRYMCAHALSLSHPGIRCRCLAAYGDPVSAVKWATRLGREHHDDLAQFMLGMGYATEALHLPGISKRLEFDLAMQSNDLKRALACLLTMSNSRDVGQETAATDVTQILNLAVAKQAKQESLADAVQGIVKFVKEFFDLIDAADATGQSDIAREVLKRLAAAASVKGALHGQMLRGLALRLANHGELTRLSGLVNNLIAAGHGREAAFAAAVLGDNALMEKAWQDTGMLAEAVLHSQAHGRPSLRNLVITWNKMLQKELDRTPTVKTDAAAAFLASLEDPKLTSLGETEKKPPIEILPPGMPPLSAPPIIIKKAGAKPGVPNATQAPNGAISAPMAQGATVPQGTPMVQGTPMAQGTPGVQGVPMDQGAPAASQGTGEAKPSEATASDAAPANAEVRAAPSTEEAKVAPGNEEATAAPGNDTTAAPGNDTTAAPVTDAANSPDPAAATPAPAADSSGTDAPVVTPGEATASAPSTEAPESTEKPSSTEASPPPGVPAV from the exons ATGCGGGGCCGTGACGTTCCTAAACAGGAGCTTGACAACAGATCACTTCTATG TATGGAATTCCTTGCTAGGTCATCTTCTACTGATGCCCCTCTCGTTGCCTTTGGGTCATCTGATGGTGTGATAAGAGTTCTTTCAATGTTGACATGGAAG CTTGTGCGAAGGTATACTGGTGGACATAAAGGAGCAATAGCTtgcttaatgacattcatgtcaGCAGCTGGCGAG GTACATTTAGTTTCTGGTGGCAATGATGGCCTGCTGATATTATGGAGTGCTGATCATATCCATGACTCTCGTGAGCTTGTTCCTAAGATTAGTTTGAAG GCCCATGATGGAGGTGTAGTTGCAGTTGAACTTTCAAGGGTGATGGGCAGTGCTCCACAGCTCATTACGATAGGGGCTGATAAAACTTTAGCCATATGGGATACTGTTACTTTCAAG GAAATAAGACGCATTAAACCAGTACCTAAACTTGCTTGTCATAGTGTTGCATCATGGTGTCATCCTCGTGCACCAAACCTTGATATTCTAACTTGTGTCAAGGACTCTCATATTTG GGCCATAGAGCATCCAACTTATTCTGCTTTAACAAGACCGCTCTGTGAATTGTCATCATTAGTTCCTCCGCAAGTCCTTGCACAGCATAAGAAACTGAGG GTTTATTGCATGGTGGCGCACCCCTTACAACCACATCTTGTTGCTACTGGAACTAATATTGGTATTATATTAAGTGAGTTTGATCCAAGAGCACTTCCAGCTGTTGCTCCTTTACCATCACCAACAGGGAGCAAGGAACATTCTGCTGTTTACATAGTTGAAAGAGAACTTAAGTTAGTGAATTTCCAATTGTCAAACACAGCAAATCCATCCCTTGGAAATGCTGGTGTTGCATCTGATACAGGAAGATCGAGGAATGAATCAACAGAACAGCTGATAGTAAAGCAGACCAAGAAGCATATCAGCACTCCTGCTCCCCATGATtcctattcgatcctttcagttAGCAGCTCTGGAAA GTATGTTGCAATTGTATGGCCAGATATCCCTTCTTTTGCTGTATACAAAGCAAGTGATTGGTCAGTTGTTGATTCAGGCACAGGAAAGCTTTTTGCCTGGGACACCTGTCGTGACAGATATGCTTTGGTAGAGAGTGCATTGCCTCCAAGAATGCCACTTGTTGTGAAAGGTGGTTCTTCTAAAAAAGCAAAAgaagcagctgctgctgcagctcaagcagcagctgcagcagctaGTGCTGCTTCTGCAGCCACAGTACAAGTGCGCATCTTATTAGATGATGGAACAGCACATGTTTTGCAGAGATCAATTGATGGCCGTAGTGAACCG GTTATTGGGTTGCATGGTGGTGCCTTGCTTGGTGTCACATACCGGACATCTCGTAGAATCAGTCCTGTGACGGCAACAGCCATATCAACTGTTCAATCAATGCCTCTATCAGGTTTTGGAGGAAGTGTGTCGTCTTTTGCTTCTGATGATCCATTTTCCTCTAAAGAAGGGCCTCCACAAAATTTCCAGCTATACAG TTGGGAAACCTATCAGCCTGTAAGCGGCCTACTTGCACAACCTGAGTGGACTGTGTGGGACCAAACTGTTGAGTACTGTGCATTTGGTTATCAGCAGTATATTGTAATTTCTTCGTTGCGGCCCCAATTTAGATATCTTGGAGATGTTTCAATTCCCTTTGCAACTGGTGCTGTTTGGCACCGTAGACAGTTATTTGTGGCTACACCAACAACTATCGA GTGTGTCTTTGTCGATGCTGGGGTCGCAGCAATTGACATTGaaacaaaaaggagaaaagaagaaatgaaAGCAAGAGAAGCTCAGAGTCGGGCAGTTGTAGAGCATGGAGATTTGGCTCTTATCACAGTTGAAGCTCCCCAGGTTACAGCGAGTGAAAAAGTAGCATTAAGACCTCCAATGTTGCAG GTTGTTCGTTTAGCTTCCTTTCAGCATGCTCCATCTATACCACCATTTATAGTGCCAAAGCAATCCAAAATAGATGGAGAGGATTCAGTATTTCAGAAAGAATTGGATGACAGAAGATATGCTGAAGTTGCTGTTGCCGGAGGAGGGGTGTCTGTTGCTGTAACTCGTTTCCCTCCTGAGCAGAAGAGACCTATTGGACCTCTTGTCGTGGTTGGTGTCAGAGATGGAGTTCTCTGGCTTGTTGATAG GTATATGTGTGCACATGCCTTGTCACTCAGCCATCCTGGTATAAGATGTCGTTGCCTTGCAGCATATGGGGATCCTGTTAGTGCTGTGAAATG GGCAACTAGACTTGGCCGAGAGCACCATGATGACCTCGCTCAGTTTATGCTGGGAATGGGCTATGCCACTGAAGCTCTTCATTTACCTGGAATTTCTAAGAG GTTGGAGTTCGACCTTGCAATGCAGAGCAATGACCTGAAAAGAGCACTTGCATGTTTATTGACAATGAGCAATAGCCGAGATGTGGGACAAGAAACTGCCGCTACTGATGTTACACAGATTCTTAATTTAGCAGTAGCTAAGCAAGCTAAGCAAGAAAGTCTCGCAGATGCGGTGCAGGGAATAGTGAAATTTGTCAAGGAGTTTTTTGACCTTATTGATGCAGCAGATGCCACTGGGCAGTCTGACATTGCTCGTGAAGTTTTAAAGAGATTAGCGGCTGCAGCTTCTGTAAAAGGAGCTCTGCATGGACAGATGCTGCGAGGCCTGGCACTCCGGCTTGCAAACCATGGGGAGCTTACTAGACTATCG GGTTTGGTAAACAATTTAATTGCAGCTGGTCATGGGCGCGAAGCAGCATTTGCAGCTGCAGTTCTGGGGGATAATGCCCTAATGGAGAAAGCATGGCAGGACACGGGGATGTTGGCTGAGGCTGTTTTACATTCTCAA GCACATGGTCGTCCATCATTAAGGAACTTAGTTATAACATGGAACAAGATGCTACAAAAGGAGCTGGATCGCACACCAACTGTGAAAACTGACGCTGCGGCAGCGTTCTTGGCATCTCTTGAGGATCCAAAGCTCACCAGCTTGGGAGAAACTGAGAAAAAGCCTCCCATTGAAATACTTCCTCCTGGGATGCCTCCTCTATCTGCACCTCCCATCATAATTAAAAAGGCTGGTGCAAAACCTGGGGTTCCTAATGCAACACAGGCCCCAAATGGAGCTATAAGTGCTCCGATGGCTCAAGGTGCCACGGTGCCTCAAGGCACCCCAATGGTTCAGGGCACTCCCATGGCTCAAGGTACTCCTGGGGTGCAAGGAGTCCCCATGGATCAAGGTGCTCCTGCTGCATCACAGGGCACCGGTGAGGCAAAGCCATCAGAAGCTACAGCGTCCGATGCAGCTCCTGCCAATGCAGAAGTTAGAGCAGCTCCCTCCACTGAGGAAGCTAAAGTAGCTCCTGGCAATGAGGAAGCTACAGCAGCGCCAGGCAACGATACTACAGCAGCGCCAGGCAACGATACTACAGCAGCGCCAGTTACAGATGCAGCAAACAGCCCTGAtcctgctgctgctactccAGCTCCTGCAGCTGATTCCAGTGGCACCGATGCACCTGTTGTTACTCCAGGTGAAGCTACAGCTTCTGCCCCCTCAACGGAGGCACCTGAGTCAACGGAGAAGCCATCTTCAACGGAGGCATCGCCGCCACCCGGTGTTCCTGCTgtataa